From the genome of Eublepharis macularius isolate TG4126 chromosome 12, MPM_Emac_v1.0, whole genome shotgun sequence, one region includes:
- the LOC129338354 gene encoding keratin, type I cytoskeletal 12-like → MALSIRASTGPRQFSTRSGLGGGSVRLSSSSSAGSMGGGFGGGSLLSFGGGGASSGIGLGSTFGGGSSSGFGGGSTAGFGGLFGAGGEGNLLSGTEKETMQNLNDRLAAYLDKVHSLEEANTELERKIREWYEKNGPGAGGPAAGRDYSKYYPIIEELKNKIISATIDNARIVLQIDNARLAAEDFRLKFENEAVLRQGVEADINGLRRVLDELTLTRADLEMQIESLNEELAYLKKNHEEELQGFQSNATGQVSVEMDAAPGIDLTKLLNEMRAQYEVVAEQHRKEAEAWFNEKSGELKREISSNTEQLQSGKSEITDLRRTLQSLEIELQSQFAMKKSLEDTLAETEAGYCGQLSQMQLQIGNLETQLFQVRADMERQNAEYQQLLDIKARLEMEIETYRRLLDGEIGSFESASVASTKSVDSTPDPTKTRKIKTIVEEVVDGKVVSSQVREVEEKL, encoded by the exons ATGGCGCTCTCCATTCGAGCATCTACTGGACCGCGACAATTCTCTACTCGGAGTGGGCTTGGTGGAGGTTCTGTTAGGCTTTCTAGCTCCAGTAGTGCAGGGAGTATGGGGGGAGGATTTGGCGGGGGGTCTCTTCTCAGCTTTGGTGGTGGAGGTGCCAGTAGTGGTATAGGACTGGGCAGTACCTTTGGCGGTGGGTCAAGCAGTGGCTTTGGTGGAGGCTCAACTGCTGGTTTTGGTGGGCTCTTTGGTGCGGGAGGTGAAGGCAACCTTTTATCAGGCACCGAAAAGGAAACCATGCAGAATCTGAATGACCGCTTAGCTGCCTACCTGGACAAGGTGCACTCACTGGAGGAAGCTAATACTGAGCTGGAACGCAAAATCCGTGAATGGTACGAGAAAAATGGACCAGGAGCTGGTGGCCCAGCAGCTGGCAGAGATTACAGCAAATACTACCCAATAATTGAAGAACTcaagaacaag ATTATCAGTGCAACTATTGACAACGCCCGGATAGTTCTTCAAATTGATAATGCAAGACTGGCAGCTGAGGATTTCAGACTGAA ATTCGAGAATGAAGCGGTTCTTCGCCAGGGGGTGGAAGCCGACATTAATGGCCTGCGTAGAGTCCTTGATGAACTGACTTTGACCAGGGCTGATTTGGAAATGCAAATCGAAAGTCTGAATGAGGAACTGGCATACCTCAAGAAGAACCACGAAGAG GAACTCCAAGGTTTCCAAAGCAATGCCACTGGTCAAGTCAGTGTGGAAATGGATGCTGCTCCAGGGATTGATTTGACCAAACTTCTGAATGAAATGAGAGCGCAGTATGAGGTAGTTGCCGAACAGCACCGGAAAGAGGCTGAAGCTTGGTTCAATGAAAAG AGTGGGGAGCTGAAAAGAGAAATTTCCTCGAACACAGAACAGCTTCAGTCAGGGAAAAGTGAGATCACCGACCTGAGACGTACTCTGCAAAGCCTGGAAATAGAATTGCAATCTCAATTTGCTATG AAAAAATCTCTTGAAGACACCCTAGCAGAAACAGAAGCAGGATATTGTGGCCAGCTGTCACAGATGCAACTTCAAATCGGAAATCTGGAAACGCAGCTTTTCCAGGTCCGGGCAGACATGGAGCGGCAGAATGCAGAGTACCAGCAGCTTCTGGATATCAAGGCCCGATTGGAAATGGAGATTGAGACTTACCGCAGGCTACTTGATGGCGAGATTGG CTCATTTGAAAGTGCTTCTGTGGCAAGTACAAAATCAGTAGATTCCACTCCTG ATCCAACCAAAACCAGAAAGATCAAGACAATTGTCGAGGAAGTGGTGGATGGCAAAGTGGTTTCATCCCAAGTTAGGGAAGTGGAAGAAAAACTATAA